The genomic window TGAGTATCAAATAAACCTAGTTTTCGAAAATATAGATTCAGTTTATACTTAAGTTTTCTCTTAAATACCGATTGTAAGTTTACTTTTACTAACTACCTACAACAAAAAAGGCTACCGCGTAAAACAGTAGCCTTTTTTCTATAATTCTATGAAGCCTATTATTTCTCGGAGGCCATATAGTAGAGCTGAATGATCTTCAGCTCGTCATAGCCAATGGTTTTATTCAGCTCATCGTAAACCGGGCGTAGCATTAAAGGACCTTTCTTCTTGAAGGCTTTCAACACTTGATCGCGTTGGCGTAGCGATAAACTTGAGGCATTCAACAAACCTTCTAAACGAAGTTCGTTGCCAGCATCTAAGAAATCTTTCAGGTGTTTTAGGATGGTCATGTCTTTCACGCCATGCTCTTCCGCAAGAAGTTCAATGCTTTGTCCGGCGTTAAAAGCCTCGCCAATCACTTCATACTTCTCACCAATCTTCTTAGTGGCTACTACCTTTTTCTCGAGCGATTTCTTTCGCTCTTCCACTTTGTGCTCTGCCGCGTACTTCTTCACCACGCCAATAAAAGCATCGCCGTACTTTTCCTTCTTCACATTCCCCACCCCATATAATGGATCGAGACTTTCTTTGCTTTGAGGGAAGAAATAAGCCATCTCAATTAAAGTCGTATCTGGGAAGATACTGTACGGCGGGATATCCTGTTCGTCGGCCAATTCTTTTCGCTTCAATCTCAACAGATCGAAAAGGGCGGCATCATGTTCATTTTCAATTTCAGATGAGGTACGCACAACGGCCTCGCCTTCCAACGAAGTCTTAGAACGGTCGAGTGTTCCAAATACATTTTCGGAACCATCTAATACAGCCAGCGCCGACTTCTCGAGCTTTAAGTTACCGTGTTCGCCCTTACTGATATATTCTTGGCGAATTAACAGCTTCGAGATTTGCATCCATTGATCTTTCGACCAATCGATACCAATGCCGTAAGTTGAAAGCTCATCATGACTGTTTTCCATCACTTTCTTCGCCTTCGAACCACGTAAAATATCCGCAATATGACCTGCACCGAATTTCTCTCCACTTCGGATAATTGTGCTTAAGAACTGCTGTGCTTGAATAGTCAAATCTTCCACTTCATCATCTACCGATAGGCAATTGTCGCACATGCCACATTCCTCTTTAGGGTAGTTTTCCCCGAAGTAACTCATCAATGGCTTACGTCTACAATCGGTAGTCTCTAAATACTTCACTAGGTCTTTTAAGTGCTTTTCAGCCACTTCTTTTTCCTGACCCTGCTTCTTGTTGATGAAGTATCGGATTTTCTGCGTATCGGATGAGCCGTACAACAACAAACAATCGGAACGCAATCCATCACGGCCTGCTCTACCAATTTGCTGGTAGTACGATTCTATGTTCTGCGGCATATCATAATGAATCACAAACCGTACGTTCGGCTTGTTGATACCCATACCAAAGGCGATGGTTGCCACAATAATGGATACATCGTCTTTAATGAAGGCGCGTTGATTCCCCGCACGCATACCATCACTTAAACCGGCGTGGTAGGGCTTCACGGAATAGCCTTCATCCTCTAATGCTTCGGCAAGTTCATCCACTTGGCGCCGAGAGAAACAGTAAATAATACCCGACTGCTTCTTTCTAGTAAATAGGTAATCCAACAACTGGTTCAGTGGATCTTTTTTATCCACAACTTTTAAGAACAGATTTTCACGATCGAAACTCGAAATAAACTCTTCAGAATCATCAAACTTCAGGATGCTCTTTATATCCTGTTGAACACGTGGAGTAGCCGTTGCCGTTAGTGCCACACATACTGCTTCCGGGAAGTCTTCACGAAGCTTAGCAATCTGGCGGTACTCTGGCCTGAAATCATGCCCCCATTCAGAAATACAGTGCGCCTCATCAATGGTGAGACAATCTACTGTTAAGTTATTCAACATTTCCCGAGTCTTATCCATCATCAAGGTCTCGGGTGCTACATATAGTAATTTCACTTTGCCCGACTTCACTTTCCGCACGTTGAAGTCGTACACATCATGGCTTAACGAGCTGTTCAGATATACAGCATCAATTCCATACTCTCTAAGCTGCTCTACTTGATCCTTCATCAAAGAAATCAGAGGCGAGATCACAACCGTCAACCCATCAAATAAAAGTGCGGGTATCTGGTACACAATAGATTTACCCCCACCCGTTGGCATAATTACCAATGCATCTTTTCGGTCTAAGATTTGGGTAATCGCCTGCTCTTGTTGAAGTCTAAAATTATCGTACCCAAAGGTGTCTTTAAGTACTTGCCTAGCCTGATCTATCATTAATGGTCTTGTGTGCTTTTGCTCAAATTCTATTTTGTTTAAAGATATCCATCTCAGCACTAATAAGTGAAGGTTAATATCTTGTTGGCTGAACTAATTTCATTTTTAAAACGAATAGAGTTTATCTATACTCTGTAATCGTATAAGATTATCCCTTGGAAGGGCTTACAGGCAGTGCTAGATTTATCAATCAACGCAATAATTCATCCATAATTGGTAATTAACTATGCTTGGTATCGATGCCCTAGATATTGTAATCGGACTTTTGTTCGTATATCTGCTCTTCAGCCTTTTTGTGACCATCCTTAATGAAATCATTTCTAGTCTATTTCAGATTCGGGGAAAGGAACTTCAATTTGTGATAGATGTGATGATCACCCAACCATTACGCGAGAATTTCTATAGTCACCCACGCATCAAAGCCTATAGCAAGCGTTCCCTATTGAGGCGTTTGAAGAATCCCCTTCCGGATAACAAAAAGAAGCCCCGACCAGACAAAGAAATACTACCCTCATCAATATCGCCCAAAGACTTCGCGCAGATCTTATTGGATATGTGCATCAGCGACATTGAAGCAAAGTCGGAAATACCTCTCGAGGATATTAACTATGATGATATCATTGCTTATTTAAACACGCTGGAAAAAGAGCAATCTTCCATAAACGAAATCACTTTCTTGAAATCTAGGGTAGAGGAAGCGCGCATCAACTATGAGCTCATCCGCAAAGAATCATTGAGCTGGTACACTCATTTGGTATCGGAATTGGAAGACTGGTACGAAGATATGATGAGTTACGCCAGTGAGTGGTATAAGCGCAAACTGCGGTTCATACTCATTGCTTTGGGCTTTGTAGTGGCGATTATTTTCAATGTGAATACCTTCAACGTAGTTGAAAACTTAGCGAACGATCCTGAAGCACGAGCTTTAATTGTTCAACAAGCCGAGCAGTTTATAGAAGACTATCACACCGTAGATGGAAAGGTGGTGGCTAAAAGTGATTCTGCAATGATGGAGTTTGCGAATACGGCAGAGGTGAATTTGTTTTTGCAGAACAAACGAAAAGAGTTGTTGGCTTCGCCCGATTCTGCGAAAGTGGATAGTATCTTGAGAGCTCAATACCCCACATTGAATACCATTGATTCGCTGAGTACCCAAACTCGATACTTGGTAGAGACGCAGCTTGCCGAAGCGACCTCTATCCTTGGCTTAGGCTGGGATAATACGGATAAACCGTCAGGGTTTATGGGCTATATAAAGCAACTCCTAGGCTGGTTCATTACCGCATTGGCAATCAGCCTAGGAGCTCCTTTTTGGTTCGATATGCTCAACAAAGTGGTGAACATTCGAAGGGCGGTTCAAGAGAACAAACGAAGTACCTAAGGGATTACTTACTTAGGTACAGGCTCTTGAACTCGAATGGCTTTTTGAAGTGCTCATCGTTGAAGTCTTTTGCGAAGTAGATACTTTCGCCTGTCGACTTCATTTCTGGTCCGAGCTCTTTTTTCACCCCAGGGAATTTATCGAATGGGAATACCGGCTCTTTAATCGCCCAACAATCCAGTTTCGATTCTAGGTCGAACTCAGAGAGCTTAGCACCTAACATCACCTTCACCCCAATGGCTGCCTCGGGGCGTTGTGTTGCTTTGGCTAAGAACGGCACCGTACGGGTAGTTCGTGGATTCGCTTCAAGCACGTATACTTTCTCATCTTTCACGGCATACTGCACGTTCAAGAATCCTTGAATTTCCATGGCCGCTGCAATCTTCTCTTGGTACTCTTCGATTTTAGCAATCACTTCATCACTCAGTGAATATGGAGGCAGTACTGCGGTTGAATCGCCTGAGTGTACCCCCGCTGGCTCTATGTGCTGCATCATCCCTGCAATGTGAAGTTGCTCGCCATCGTATACCGAATCAACATCCACTTCAACGGCATGCTCTAAGTACTTATCAATAAGGAAGGCGTTTTCAGGATGCGTTTTCAGGATACGACCCACATAACGCTTTAGCTCTTCCTCTTTCACGGCAATTCGCATGCCTTGTCCACCTAATACATAACTTGGGCGAATCAGCACTGGGTATCCAATTCTGTCGGCGATCTTAAGCGCTTCTTCTTCGTTGAAGGCCGTTCCGTACTCTGGGAAAGGGATATCAAGCTTGATCAGTAGGTCAGAGAACTGTCCACGATCTTCGGCGAAGTCAATCATTTCGAAGTCGGTTCCAAAAATCTTGATGCCTTCTTTAAGGAATCGCTTCCCTAATTTAAGCGCCGTTTGACCACCCACCTGAATAATCACACCTTCAGGCTTTTCATGCTCGATGATATCCAACACTCGTTCCCAGTACACAGGCTCAAAGTAGAGCTTGTCGGCAACATCGAAGTCGGTGGATACCGTCTCTGGGTTACAGTTAATCATGATGGCTTCATAACCCATCTCTTTGGTAGCAAGCACAGCGTGTACACAGCTGTAATCGAATTCAATTCCTTGTCCAATTCGGTTCGGACCACTTCCAAGTATCACTACTTTCTTTCGATCGGTTACTTCACTCTCGTTTTCCCCTTCATAAGATGAGTAGTAGTATGGTGTTTGTGCTGGGAACTCAGCCGCACAAGTATCTACCAACTTGAATACAGGCTTCAGCCCTAAACTCTTACGCTTCTCGCGTACTTCATCTTCTGTTACTACTCCGTTACTCTTACTCAATAACCAAGCAATTTGAGTATCCGAGAAGCCGGCTTGTTTCAACTCATATAAATCGTCTTTTTCGATAGTTATGAGTGATTGTCCTTCCGTTCTATTCTCAAGCGATACCATGTATCTGATTTGCTGTAGGAACCAAGGATCTACTTTGGTGATATCCGCTATTTCTTCTACCGATGCTCCTAATTTGAAGGCATTTCGGATTTGAAGCGAGCGATCCCAATAGGGTTTCTTCAATCGCTCGCTCACATGCTTACGATCTAGCTCTTCGTAGCCGTCTGCTCCTAAACCATCACGGCCTACTTCCATCGACTGCCATGCTTTGTTGAGTGCCTCTGGGAAGTTACGCCCGATGCTCATCACCTCACCTACCGCCTTCATCTGTGTTGAAAGCTCTTCGTCGGCACCAACAAACTTATCGAAGTTGAAACGAGGCACTTTACATACCACATAATCGATACTTGGCTCGAAACATGCCGATGTGGTACCTGTAATCTGATTCTTTAATTCATCAAGGGTATACCCAACTGCGAGTTTGGTAGCCACTTTTGCAATAGGGTATCCCGTTGCTTTTGAAGCTAACGCCGAAGAACGACTTACACGAGGGTTAATCTCAATCGCCACAAATCGATCGCTTCCCGGCTCCATGGCAAACTGAACATTACATCCACCTGCAAAGGTACCGATAGAGCGCATCATCTTGATGGCCGCATCTCGTAAAATCTGTAGCTGCTTGTCGGTGAGTGTTTGCGTAGGCGCAACGGTTACCGAATCACCCGTGTGAACACCCATAGGATCCATGTTCTCGATAGAGCAAATAATCACGACGTTATCGTTGGCATCACGAAGAAGCTCCAATTCATATTCTTTCCAACCGAAGATACATTCTTCAATCAACACCGAGTGTACTGGACTCATCTCTAACCCACGGAGTACCTTTTGGTCGAATTCGTCTTCATTCCATACGATACCACCTCCGGCACCCCCCATGGTGAATGATGGACGGATTACAATCGGCAAACCACCAAGCTCTTCTTTAATCTCTTTCGCATCTAACAGCGACTCAGCTTGTCTACTTTTACACTGCTCAATACCAATTTCTTCCATCTTATCACGGAATAACTGGCGGTCTTCGGTAAGCTCAACCGCGTCAATATCCACTCCGATAATCTGAATTCCATTGGCTTCCCAGAACCCTTCTTTTTCGAGATCTCGCGCTAAGTTTAGCCCTGTTTGGCCACCCATAGTTGGTAGTACCGCATCTGGCTTCTCTTTAGCTACAATCTCTTTGATAGAATCGGTGGTCATCGGCAACATGTAGATCGAATCTGCCATGATGGGATCCGTCATAATTGTTGCAGGGTTAGAGTTGATAAGCACGATTTCGTACCCTTCCTCTTGCAGTGATTTACAAGCTTGAGTTCCTGAGTAATCAAACTCGCACGCTTGACCAATTACAATAGGACCAGAACCGATGATGAGAATTTTGTTAATGTCGTTACGTCTAGGCATTTCAGTACTTTTTAAAAAAGTTAAATTTCTTGGTTTCTTTGGTTATTGGAGCGCTTAGGCCTTGTGCTTTTTAATCAGGTCAATAAACTGATCAAACAAGTAGGCTGAATCGTGTGGTCCCGGTGAAGCCTCAGGGTGATACTGCACTGAGAAGCCTGGGAAGTTCTTGAATTTCAGCCCTTCAATGGTGCCATCATTTAAATTGATGTGAGTTACTTGAGCTACCTTCTCATCAACGCTACCTTCTACTACTCCGAAACCATGATTTTGAGTAGAAATTTCAACGAGTCCAGTATCTAAGTTTTTAACAGGATGGTTTGCTCCTCGGTGGCCTACAAACATCTTTCCAACTTCGATGCCTTCACTTAGCGCCATTAATTGATGCCCTAAGCAAATTCCAAACATCGGCTTTCCAGTAGACTTCGCATACTCAACAATCTCGAGTGCATACTCGGCGGTAGCATTTGGATCGCCCGGGCCATTGCTAAAGAAGTAGCCATCGGCATTCCATTCTTTCACTTCTTCTAAGCTCGTTTTAGCCGGGAATACTCGAAGCGTACATCCTCTGTCTCGCAGGTTGTTGATGATGTTTTGCTTAATCCCATAGTCGAAAGCAGCCACTTTGAGTCCACCTTCGCCATGAACTGTTTGGGCTTCTTCTCTACATACTTTTGAAGCAAGCTCAAGACCAGCCATATCTTCCCAGTCTTTTGCCATCTGCACTAATTTGTCTTCATCTAGTTCAGTAGATGAAATCACGGCGTTCATCACACCCTTCTCACGAATATGACGTACTAGTTTTCTTGTATCTACCCCAGAGATACCCACTACTTCATTATCCTCAAGGTATTCTTGAAGGCTGCGATCGGCCATTGGGTTACTAAACTCCCAAGAAAAAGCTCTAGTGATGATACCTGCAACCATCACCTTTCTGGCTTCATCATCTCTTGCCATTGTACCATAGTTCCCAATATGAGGATAGGTCATCATCATTAACTGACCGTGGTAACTTGGGTCTGTAAAGATTTCCTGATAGCCTGTCATGGAAGTGTTAAAACAAAGTTCACCGCCAGTGATACCTTCATGACCTACGGCCCATCCGTGAACCACGGTGCCATCACTAAGTGCGAGAATTGCTTTTTTTCTAGGATAAAGTGACATAAACGTTTTTTGATTTTTGCTGGTGCGAGGTTAATGACGTTGAACAGAGCGGAGTCCACCCCTTCCAAGTTTTGATCGTGGAAAAGCGACGGACAAGAAGTAAAAAAGTGGTAGTGAAAAAGAAGGTAAGGCTTAGATAAAAACTCAAAAAAAATCCGACTACGGAAACCGTGTCGGATTTAAAACTGATATGAGTAAACAGAAATGGCATCAATTGCACATCCATTTTATTAAGGTGTGCGCTGCCGATTTATCAAAGCTATAGATTGCTGACACTTTTATTCTGTTCGAGCTTTGTTCAAAGTTCCACGAAGATAAGGAACCAGCGATTTCTATTCAACGCAGTTCCGCTTTTTATTCTGCTTTTTACCAATCTTCATCTATAGGGGACACTCCTTCAAAGTGTATCACATAATCACCATAGATAGGATCGTAATAATGACCGTTTTCTTTGTAGTCGGCATTCCACTTCTTACTGCCATTCTCGCCCAGTTCATATAAATACGGCGATATCTTAAGGCGTTCTAGATGCCAACGCCCTTCTTCCCCGGATGGAATTTCTTCGCCATTTCCATATAACATGAGTCCACCATCGGCATATACCTCGTGCTGCGGACTCGTTTCTCTATACTCATGGCTTACATTCATCACTTTGTGCCCAATTTCATGAGCGACTGTTCTTCTGAATCTGTCTGGGCGCGCCAAATTACTAATAGTGATCACACCTCTATATGGTTTTGGGATGGTGCCCGGATAGGAATACGATGGGAAGGAAAGTCCGCCAGTTCGCACTGTTTGCATCATCCAATTTCGCCCTTCGGCCACGGTTAGAAATGGATAGAATACATCTTGAAGAGCCACTAAGTAAATGGTTCTATCACTGTCTTCAGTTTCTTCCACGATATGCTCAAAAGCCTGCTTAGTTTGCTCGGTTAATTCTGCAGGGTTCCGGTAACTGTGCTCATACATATTTGCATAACCCGTGGTTGGAATACCCGGCACCTTATTGGCTTGAATTGCTAGAAATTTGGGGTCGATCTCACCCTGCTTAATCCAGAGCAGATTAATCTGAACATCCGTAGGCTTAAATATTTCTTTAGCTGCTACAAAGCTTTCAATCA from Balneola vulgaris DSM 17893 includes these protein-coding regions:
- the recQ gene encoding DNA helicase RecQ gives rise to the protein MIDQARQVLKDTFGYDNFRLQQEQAITQILDRKDALVIMPTGGGKSIVYQIPALLFDGLTVVISPLISLMKDQVEQLREYGIDAVYLNSSLSHDVYDFNVRKVKSGKVKLLYVAPETLMMDKTREMLNNLTVDCLTIDEAHCISEWGHDFRPEYRQIAKLREDFPEAVCVALTATATPRVQQDIKSILKFDDSEEFISSFDRENLFLKVVDKKDPLNQLLDYLFTRKKQSGIIYCFSRRQVDELAEALEDEGYSVKPYHAGLSDGMRAGNQRAFIKDDVSIIVATIAFGMGINKPNVRFVIHYDMPQNIESYYQQIGRAGRDGLRSDCLLLYGSSDTQKIRYFINKKQGQEKEVAEKHLKDLVKYLETTDCRRKPLMSYFGENYPKEECGMCDNCLSVDDEVEDLTIQAQQFLSTIIRSGEKFGAGHIADILRGSKAKKVMENSHDELSTYGIGIDWSKDQWMQISKLLIRQEYISKGEHGNLKLEKSALAVLDGSENVFGTLDRSKTSLEGEAVVRTSSEIENEHDAALFDLLRLKRKELADEQDIPPYSIFPDTTLIEMAYFFPQSKESLDPLYGVGNVKKEKYGDAFIGVVKKYAAEHKVEERKKSLEKKVVATKKIGEKYEVIGEAFNAGQSIELLAEEHGVKDMTILKHLKDFLDAGNELRLEGLLNASSLSLRQRDQVLKAFKKKGPLMLRPVYDELNKTIGYDELKIIQLYYMASEK
- the carB gene encoding carbamoyl-phosphate synthase large subunit, which gives rise to MPRRNDINKILIIGSGPIVIGQACEFDYSGTQACKSLQEEGYEIVLINSNPATIMTDPIMADSIYMLPMTTDSIKEIVAKEKPDAVLPTMGGQTGLNLARDLEKEGFWEANGIQIIGVDIDAVELTEDRQLFRDKMEEIGIEQCKSRQAESLLDAKEIKEELGGLPIVIRPSFTMGGAGGGIVWNEDEFDQKVLRGLEMSPVHSVLIEECIFGWKEYELELLRDANDNVVIICSIENMDPMGVHTGDSVTVAPTQTLTDKQLQILRDAAIKMMRSIGTFAGGCNVQFAMEPGSDRFVAIEINPRVSRSSALASKATGYPIAKVATKLAVGYTLDELKNQITGTTSACFEPSIDYVVCKVPRFNFDKFVGADEELSTQMKAVGEVMSIGRNFPEALNKAWQSMEVGRDGLGADGYEELDRKHVSERLKKPYWDRSLQIRNAFKLGASVEEIADITKVDPWFLQQIRYMVSLENRTEGQSLITIEKDDLYELKQAGFSDTQIAWLLSKSNGVVTEDEVREKRKSLGLKPVFKLVDTCAAEFPAQTPYYYSSYEGENESEVTDRKKVVILGSGPNRIGQGIEFDYSCVHAVLATKEMGYEAIMINCNPETVSTDFDVADKLYFEPVYWERVLDIIEHEKPEGVIIQVGGQTALKLGKRFLKEGIKIFGTDFEMIDFAEDRGQFSDLLIKLDIPFPEYGTAFNEEEALKIADRIGYPVLIRPSYVLGGQGMRIAVKEEELKRYVGRILKTHPENAFLIDKYLEHAVEVDVDSVYDGEQLHIAGMMQHIEPAGVHSGDSTAVLPPYSLSDEVIAKIEEYQEKIAAAMEIQGFLNVQYAVKDEKVYVLEANPRTTRTVPFLAKATQRPEAAIGVKVMLGAKLSEFDLESKLDCWAIKEPVFPFDKFPGVKKELGPEMKSTGESIYFAKDFNDEHFKKPFEFKSLYLSK
- the carA gene encoding glutamine-hydrolyzing carbamoyl-phosphate synthase small subunit, translated to MSLYPRKKAILALSDGTVVHGWAVGHEGITGGELCFNTSMTGYQEIFTDPSYHGQLMMMTYPHIGNYGTMARDDEARKVMVAGIITRAFSWEFSNPMADRSLQEYLEDNEVVGISGVDTRKLVRHIREKGVMNAVISSTELDEDKLVQMAKDWEDMAGLELASKVCREEAQTVHGEGGLKVAAFDYGIKQNIINNLRDRGCTLRVFPAKTSLEEVKEWNADGYFFSNGPGDPNATAEYALEIVEYAKSTGKPMFGICLGHQLMALSEGIEVGKMFVGHRGANHPVKNLDTGLVEISTQNHGFGVVEGSVDEKVAQVTHINLNDGTIEGLKFKNFPGFSVQYHPEASPGPHDSAYLFDQFIDLIKKHKA
- a CDS encoding ImmA/IrrE family metallo-endopeptidase, which codes for MKRILNTLLVVILMISCTTGDKSEVKSDVEPVKWQEVLTSKVDSINSDIVPGKLTMDVGIYFPSNFDDAFNKVTMDNMIESFVAAKEIFKPTDVQINLLWIKQGEIDPKFLAIQANKVPGIPTTGYANMYEHSYRNPAELTEQTKQAFEHIVEETEDSDRTIYLVALQDVFYPFLTVAEGRNWMMQTVRTGGLSFPSYSYPGTIPKPYRGVITISNLARPDRFRRTVAHEIGHKVMNVSHEYRETSPQHEVYADGGLMLYGNGEEIPSGEEGRWHLERLKISPYLYELGENGSKKWNADYKENGHYYDPIYGDYVIHFEGVSPIDEDW